Proteins found in one uncultured Desulfuromonas sp. genomic segment:
- the rodA gene encoding rod shape-determining protein RodA, translating to MFDRRLVSNIDWILLGLVLTAAGIGIMNLYSSTSTWNMSATPIYLKQIYWLGLGLVIAFAVALFDYRHLEYLGIYGYIGCVSLLAGVLLFGKTSMGATRWIDLGVFNLQPSEITKLVLIIALAAYFSRNEQPNGYNLRELWAPGLLLGTPVLLIMKQPDLGTAMMLMFIGVTMALFSGIRRSTLVVLGVSGILAMVGGWFLLHGYQKDRIRTFLNPERDPLGTGYHIIQSKIAVGSGGFWGKGFMQGTQSQLSFLPERHTDFAFSVFAEEWGLIGSLLLLALYLMIVLWGIMIARKAGSSFGMYLGIGVTAMIFWHIIVNLGMVIGLLPVVGVPLPLFSYGGTSMVTTMIGTGLLLNISMRRFMF from the coding sequence ATGTTTGACCGCCGACTGGTTTCAAATATCGACTGGATTCTGTTGGGCCTGGTGCTGACAGCGGCAGGGATCGGCATCATGAATCTGTACAGTTCGACGTCGACCTGGAACATGAGCGCAACGCCGATTTACCTTAAACAGATCTACTGGCTGGGACTCGGTCTGGTCATCGCATTTGCTGTTGCCCTGTTTGACTACCGCCACCTGGAATATCTGGGCATTTATGGTTATATCGGTTGCGTCTCTTTGCTGGCGGGGGTCCTGCTGTTCGGCAAAACCAGCATGGGAGCAACCCGCTGGATCGACCTGGGTGTTTTCAATCTGCAACCGAGTGAAATAACCAAGTTGGTGTTAATCATTGCCTTGGCCGCTTATTTCAGCCGCAATGAACAACCCAACGGCTATAACCTCAGGGAGTTGTGGGCCCCCGGATTACTGCTTGGAACCCCGGTGCTGTTGATCATGAAACAACCCGATCTCGGCACGGCCATGATGCTGATGTTTATCGGCGTCACCATGGCACTGTTCTCCGGCATTCGCCGCTCGACGCTGGTTGTTCTCGGTGTCAGTGGCATACTGGCGATGGTCGGTGGCTGGTTTTTGCTGCATGGCTATCAAAAGGACCGCATCCGCACCTTTCTCAACCCGGAACGCGACCCTCTGGGGACCGGCTATCATATTATTCAATCAAAAATCGCCGTCGGAAGCGGTGGTTTCTGGGGCAAAGGCTTTATGCAGGGCACCCAGTCGCAACTATCATTTCTGCCGGAGCGACACACCGACTTTGCTTTTTCGGTCTTTGCTGAAGAATGGGGATTGATCGGTTCACTGTTGTTGCTGGCGCTCTATCTGATGATCGTGTTGTGGGGCATCATGATCGCCCGCAAAGCCGGCTCTAGTTTTGGCATGTATCTGGGCATCGGCGTCACCGCTATGATTTTCTGGCACATCATTGTCAACCTGGGTATGGTGATCGGCCTGCTGCCGGTGGTTGGCGTCCCGCTCCCTCTGTTCTCCTACGGTGGCACCAGCATGGTAACAACCATGATCGGCACCGGCCTGTTACTCAATATCAGCATGCGACGCTTCATGTTTTAA
- a CDS encoding DNA internalization-related competence protein ComEC/Rec2, which produces MLHSYRQLGSWLLLSSYSLGLMLASYGLQLPTTFVLIPVLLWGMVPFQRHGQSFSRTSATILIMLFLGQFCYHQAWSVTQTEVPPGKQQITATVVRLESQPQRWRMDVLIEKPEIMRGQQVRVHLLDTICPLLPGDTLRWTGKLRRPRRFGTPGEFDYPRYLANLAISASGYITSAKQIEVEHPTTISSPLVTVERWRSQLSQAIATKINHPRTPFLISLVLGEKSRLTPAQRHDLAQFGLSHLFAISGLHLGLLATMLYLLVQKLYRRSTRALMWCPLQQAVAVLILPPLLFYLLLSGGALPTWRAGLLIALAAWLTVRHRHVRPDDLLCSIALLILLVKPLALFGASFQLSFAGVAALILVLPAWRHWQQHRWQRWLALPPLVTLTATVATLPIALWHFHVLAPAALINNLYAVPLVGLVILPLTLLSTALLATGLPGAALLFQAAGNLLDGILSTSATVTQGILAAQRLYLTAPQHLMLAGVSLTLLALLAKHRRLAVASLTTTLFGGVILGVTSMPLSTLQLSILSVGQGDCLLLQCTNGTTCLIDGGGLYSQTFDVGERLVAPALGRLGVDQIDTVILTHDHPDHRKGLIHILEHFPVNAFWCSVAPEHLHNSLQQVLHAHKIPVRVFSSGWTDVDLSVHQQLSVFVAPQPHNKNDQSLVVYVRNHHQGILLCGDLEHHGVEQLLADPPPGPVNVIKLPHHGSRHSAHESLLHKLQPDWAIATVGYRNRYHFPHRAVIDTLETMPTTLLRTDRDGSVRLIQSGDGWQRQDLASALPWP; this is translated from the coding sequence ATGCTGCACTCATACCGTCAGCTGGGAAGCTGGCTCCTGCTGTCAAGCTACAGCCTGGGATTGATGCTGGCAAGCTACGGACTCCAGCTGCCGACGACTTTTGTGCTCATCCCCGTGCTACTGTGGGGCATGGTGCCGTTTCAGCGCCACGGCCAAAGCTTCTCACGAACAAGCGCAACCATCCTCATTATGCTGTTTCTCGGTCAATTCTGTTATCACCAGGCATGGTCCGTAACACAAACAGAGGTACCGCCCGGCAAGCAGCAGATCACGGCAACGGTTGTCCGGCTGGAATCGCAACCGCAACGCTGGCGCATGGATGTCTTGATCGAGAAGCCGGAGATAATGCGAGGACAGCAGGTTCGCGTTCACCTGCTCGACACGATATGTCCACTGCTCCCCGGCGACACCCTACGCTGGACAGGGAAACTGCGCCGTCCGCGACGTTTCGGCACACCGGGGGAATTTGACTACCCACGCTATCTGGCAAATTTGGCAATAAGCGCATCCGGCTACATCACCTCTGCCAAGCAAATTGAGGTCGAACATCCGACGACCATCTCCTCACCATTGGTAACGGTGGAACGCTGGCGCAGTCAGCTGAGTCAAGCCATTGCGACAAAGATCAATCATCCACGAACTCCGTTTCTCATCAGCTTGGTCTTGGGCGAAAAAAGCCGACTGACACCGGCACAACGTCACGACTTAGCGCAATTCGGCCTCTCACACCTTTTTGCCATTTCCGGCCTGCATCTGGGTCTGCTGGCGACCATGCTCTACCTGTTAGTGCAAAAACTTTACCGGCGCAGCACCCGCGCTTTGATGTGGTGTCCGTTGCAGCAGGCGGTTGCGGTATTGATTCTGCCGCCATTGCTGTTCTACCTTCTTCTCAGTGGCGGCGCACTGCCAACCTGGCGGGCCGGATTGCTCATCGCTCTGGCAGCGTGGCTAACTGTCCGCCATCGTCATGTCCGTCCTGACGACCTGCTGTGCTCCATTGCCCTGTTGATCCTGCTCGTCAAACCATTGGCTCTATTTGGTGCCTCGTTCCAACTCTCTTTTGCCGGAGTGGCGGCCTTAATTCTGGTGCTGCCGGCATGGCGGCACTGGCAACAACACCGCTGGCAACGTTGGCTGGCACTACCGCCACTGGTCACCCTGACGGCAACCGTAGCAACCCTGCCCATTGCGCTATGGCACTTCCATGTACTGGCTCCGGCAGCATTGATCAACAACCTCTACGCGGTACCGCTGGTCGGCCTCGTCATCCTGCCACTGACATTATTGTCCACCGCACTGCTGGCAACGGGCCTGCCGGGGGCGGCCCTTCTGTTTCAGGCCGCAGGCAATCTTCTCGATGGCATTTTATCGACATCCGCCACCGTTACTCAGGGGATTTTGGCAGCCCAACGCCTGTACCTGACCGCTCCTCAGCACCTGATGCTGGCCGGGGTATCGCTCACTTTACTCGCCCTGCTGGCGAAACATCGCCGCCTGGCCGTTGCCTCTTTAACCACCACCCTATTCGGCGGTGTGATTTTGGGTGTGACCAGCATGCCACTTTCAACGCTGCAACTCAGTATCTTAAGTGTCGGTCAGGGGGACTGTCTGCTGCTGCAATGCACCAACGGCACCACCTGCCTCATTGACGGCGGCGGTTTGTACAGTCAAACGTTTGATGTCGGTGAGCGTCTGGTGGCACCGGCTCTCGGTCGCCTCGGTGTCGACCAAATCGACACCGTCATCCTCACCCACGACCATCCAGACCATCGCAAAGGACTCATTCACATCCTTGAACATTTTCCGGTTAACGCCTTCTGGTGCTCAGTCGCGCCGGAACACCTTCATAACAGCCTGCAACAGGTATTACACGCACACAAGATTCCGGTCCGAGTTTTTTCTTCGGGATGGACGGACGTGGATCTCAGCGTCCACCAACAACTGAGTGTTTTTGTCGCACCGCAGCCTCACAACAAAAACGATCAGTCCCTGGTGGTCTATGTCCGCAATCACCATCAGGGCATTTTACTGTGCGGCGATCTGGAACACCACGGCGTTGAACAACTCCTGGCCGATCCCCCACCCGGCCCGGTTAACGTCATCAAATTGCCCCACCACGGCAGTCGCCACAGCGCCCATGAATCGTTACTGCACAAGCTGCAGCCCGACTGGGCCATTGCTACAGTCGGCTATCGCAACCGCTACCACTTTCCCCACCGCGCGGTCATCGACACCCTGGAAACCATGCCAACGACATTGCTCCGTACGGATCGCGATGGCTCGGTCCGGCTGATCCAATCAGGCGACGGCTGGCAACGCCAGGATCTGGCATCAGCATTACCCTGGCCGTGA
- the hisS gene encoding histidine--tRNA ligase — MNITGIKGMNDILPDEIATWQFLEDTARRIFATYGCREIRVPVVEKTELFCRSIGETTDIVEKEMYTFNDKSDNSLTLRPEGTAPVMRSFIQHKLFNQDQVSKLYYMGPMFRYERPQKGRYRQFHQIGAEIIGIDDPRMDAQVLAMLSHYFEAVGLTDVSLQINSLGCPKCRPGYRQTLIDFLQQRLDQLCPDCQRRYATNPLRVLDCKSKSCKEATQEAPSVLDHLCDECDAHFTTVQQCLNQLGTSYSINDRMVRGLDYYTKTTFEMVTNNLGAQNAVAAGGRYDGLVEELGGPSLPGIGFAMGVERLVLLLQDSKIETPPPALFLATLGQEAETFAFKVLHQLQREGIYAEMDFTGRSLKAQLRRADKLNCRYTIMIGDNELSEGSAQLKRMADGDQQSVQLDQLLDQLRPLLDDGSTTSL; from the coding sequence GTGAATATAACCGGAATCAAAGGGATGAACGACATTCTGCCGGACGAGATTGCCACTTGGCAGTTTCTAGAGGACACCGCACGCCGTATTTTCGCTACGTATGGTTGCCGGGAGATTCGTGTGCCTGTCGTCGAGAAAACCGAGCTGTTCTGCCGCTCCATCGGTGAAACCACTGACATTGTCGAAAAAGAGATGTACACCTTTAACGACAAGAGCGACAACTCTCTGACCTTACGACCGGAAGGCACCGCTCCGGTGATGCGCTCGTTCATTCAACATAAACTTTTCAATCAGGATCAGGTGTCCAAGCTCTACTATATGGGCCCTATGTTCCGTTATGAGCGCCCCCAGAAAGGTCGTTATCGTCAATTTCATCAGATCGGTGCTGAGATCATTGGCATTGACGACCCGCGCATGGACGCTCAGGTTCTGGCCATGCTCAGCCATTATTTTGAAGCGGTCGGCCTCACCGATGTCAGTCTGCAGATCAACTCACTGGGCTGCCCCAAGTGTCGCCCCGGTTATCGTCAGACCCTGATCGATTTCCTTCAGCAGCGCCTTGATCAACTGTGCCCGGACTGTCAGCGCCGCTATGCCACAAATCCGCTACGCGTACTCGACTGCAAGTCAAAATCATGCAAGGAGGCAACTCAGGAGGCCCCATCAGTGCTGGACCACCTGTGTGATGAATGTGATGCGCACTTTACCACAGTGCAACAGTGTCTGAATCAACTGGGCACCAGCTATTCGATCAATGATCGTATGGTGCGCGGGCTGGATTACTACACCAAGACCACGTTTGAAATGGTCACCAACAATCTCGGTGCTCAAAATGCCGTGGCCGCGGGGGGTCGTTACGATGGGTTGGTGGAAGAGCTGGGCGGACCGTCATTGCCCGGCATCGGTTTTGCCATGGGTGTCGAACGCCTGGTGCTCTTGTTGCAGGACAGCAAAATCGAAACACCGCCGCCGGCACTGTTTCTGGCCACCCTCGGTCAAGAAGCCGAGACATTTGCATTTAAGGTCCTCCACCAGCTGCAACGTGAAGGGATTTACGCGGAGATGGACTTCACCGGCAGAAGCCTCAAAGCCCAACTGAGGCGGGCCGACAAACTCAACTGCCGTTACACCATCATGATCGGCGACAACGAACTCAGTGAGGGCAGCGCTCAACTGAAACGGATGGCGGATGGTGACCAACAATCCGTGCAATTGGATCAGCTTCTGGATCAACTACGGCCATTGCTTGACGATGGTTCGACAACATCGTTATAA
- the aspS gene encoding aspartate--tRNA ligase, producing the protein MNDALGNWKRTHYCGDISSADIGNEVCLMGWVQRRRDHGGLIFIDLRDREGIAQLALDPDRDPEAHEKADKVRNEYVVAVKGTISPRPEGTVNPKMKTGEVEVEVSELRILNVSKTPPFMLDDHVDVAENIRLKHRYLDLRRPALQKNMILRHKVTRTVRSYLDEQGFLEIETPVLTKSTPEGARDYLVPSRVNSGQFFALPQSPQLFKQLLMVSGYDRYCQIVKCFRDEDLRADRQPEFTQIDCEMSFVDTDDVMTIMENMIARVFKEAIGVDVAAPMARMTYAEAMDRFGVDNPDLRFGLELTELSSIVDGCGFKVFADAVKNGGMVKAINAKGCATFSRKDLDALTDFVKIYGAKGLAWVKMTEDGWQSPIAKFFTPEELEKINQALDAQVGDLLMFVADSATITNEALGRLRGHLGQKLGLAKKDDYQFVWITDFPLLEWDGEAKRHVAVHHPFTAPRDEDFALLDSDPGKACAKAYDLVLNGSEIGGGSIRIHDQAIQSKMFELLGIGEEEAQEKFGFLLDALEYGAPPHGGLAFGLDRLVMILTGSDSIRDVIAFPKTQKATCLLSGAPGEVDDKQLQELSIRLRTRKKE; encoded by the coding sequence TTGAACGACGCACTCGGAAACTGGAAAAGAACCCATTATTGTGGGGATATCAGCAGCGCGGACATCGGCAATGAAGTCTGCCTGATGGGCTGGGTTCAACGTCGCCGTGACCACGGTGGACTGATTTTTATCGACCTGCGCGACCGCGAAGGCATCGCCCAACTGGCTCTCGACCCGGATCGCGATCCGGAAGCCCATGAAAAGGCCGACAAAGTACGCAACGAGTATGTCGTCGCGGTTAAGGGCACGATCTCTCCGCGCCCCGAGGGCACGGTCAACCCGAAGATGAAAACCGGTGAAGTTGAGGTGGAAGTCAGCGAACTGCGCATTCTCAACGTGTCCAAAACACCACCGTTCATGCTCGATGACCATGTGGATGTCGCTGAAAACATCCGCCTCAAACACCGCTACCTCGACCTGCGCCGTCCGGCTCTGCAGAAAAATATGATCCTGCGTCACAAGGTCACCCGCACCGTGCGCAGCTATCTCGACGAGCAGGGTTTCCTCGAGATCGAAACACCGGTACTCACGAAAAGCACCCCGGAAGGCGCCCGCGATTATCTGGTCCCGAGCCGCGTTAACAGCGGACAATTTTTTGCATTGCCGCAAAGTCCGCAGTTATTCAAACAGCTGTTGATGGTATCCGGCTACGACCGCTACTGCCAGATCGTCAAGTGTTTCCGTGATGAAGACTTGCGTGCCGACCGACAGCCGGAATTCACCCAGATTGACTGCGAAATGAGTTTTGTCGACACCGATGACGTCATGACCATCATGGAGAACATGATTGCCCGCGTCTTCAAAGAAGCCATTGGTGTCGATGTCGCCGCTCCCATGGCGCGCATGACCTATGCCGAAGCCATGGATCGCTTTGGCGTCGACAACCCGGACCTGCGTTTCGGCCTGGAGCTGACCGAACTGTCCTCAATTGTCGACGGTTGCGGGTTCAAAGTCTTTGCCGATGCGGTGAAAAACGGCGGCATGGTCAAGGCCATTAATGCCAAAGGGTGTGCAACGTTCTCACGCAAAGATCTCGACGCTCTGACCGACTTCGTTAAAATTTACGGTGCAAAAGGGCTGGCCTGGGTCAAGATGACCGAAGACGGCTGGCAGTCCCCCATCGCCAAATTTTTCACACCTGAAGAGCTGGAAAAAATCAACCAGGCCCTCGATGCCCAGGTTGGTGACCTGCTGATGTTCGTTGCCGACAGTGCGACGATCACCAACGAAGCTCTCGGCCGCCTGCGCGGGCACCTCGGTCAGAAACTCGGTCTGGCCAAAAAAGATGATTACCAGTTTGTCTGGATCACCGACTTCCCGCTGCTTGAATGGGACGGGGAAGCAAAACGCCACGTCGCAGTCCACCATCCGTTTACCGCGCCGCGCGACGAAGACTTTGCCCTGCTCGACAGCGATCCCGGTAAAGCTTGCGCTAAAGCTTATGACTTGGTACTCAACGGCTCGGAAATCGGCGGCGGCAGTATCCGTATCCACGATCAAGCCATCCAGAGCAAAATGTTTGAACTGCTCGGCATTGGCGAAGAAGAAGCACAGGAAAAATTTGGCTTCTTGCTGGACGCACTGGAATACGGGGCACCACCCCACGGTGGTCTGGCCTTCGGCCTAGACCGTCTGGTGATGATCCTGACCGGCTCCGATTCCATCCGCGACGTTATTGCTTTCCCCAAAACCCAGAAGGCCACCTGCCTGCTGTCCGGGGCTCCGGGCGAAGTCGACGACAAGCAGCTTCAGGAACTGTCCATTCGTTTGCGTACGCGCAAAAAAGAGTAA
- a CDS encoding DUF4398 domain-containing protein: MNLFYRVLMIVLCTAGLLTGCSSSQPVELHLARQAVEMARNEGAQSYASAELDQAAGALQQGERLLNNGQNEKAVATLQQATQWAITAKSKARSQRQTIQQYASQCEALKAEQRLSSLHKQLKTSQDQLPVIAPAPPQRPVETSPDPKLPISEPQPTAAVTEYRVGSGENLYSIAARTSIYGEGLLWPLLYRANRDQIKDPQQIFPGQILSVPRNHTDEERKSARETARRSGIFLP; the protein is encoded by the coding sequence ATGAACTTATTTTATCGTGTGCTGATGATTGTTCTGTGTACAGCCGGTCTTCTGACCGGCTGTAGCAGCAGTCAGCCGGTCGAACTCCATCTCGCCCGTCAAGCCGTCGAGATGGCACGCAACGAGGGCGCGCAAAGCTATGCTTCAGCTGAGCTGGACCAAGCTGCCGGCGCGTTGCAGCAAGGGGAGCGCCTGCTCAACAATGGCCAGAATGAGAAAGCAGTCGCCACCCTGCAACAAGCTACCCAATGGGCGATCACGGCCAAAAGCAAAGCCCGGAGTCAACGTCAGACGATTCAACAGTACGCCAGCCAATGTGAGGCATTAAAAGCTGAACAACGCCTGTCCTCATTGCATAAACAGCTCAAAACGTCACAGGATCAACTGCCGGTAATCGCCCCTGCGCCACCTCAACGCCCTGTTGAAACATCACCAGATCCGAAACTCCCAATCTCTGAACCTCAACCGACGGCAGCTGTCACGGAATATCGTGTCGGCTCCGGCGAGAACCTATATTCCATCGCGGCACGAACGTCGATTTACGGCGAAGGCCTGCTCTGGCCCTTGCTGTATCGCGCCAATCGCGACCAGATCAAAGACCCTCAACAAATTTTTCCAGGCCAGATTCTCAGCGTCCCCCGCAACCACACGGACGAGGAACGTAAATCTGCCCGTGAAACTGCACGCCGCTCAGGGATTTTTCTCCCGTAG
- the mdh gene encoding malate dehydrogenase, protein MARAKISLIGGGQIGGVLAQLCALRELGDVVLFDIVENMPQGKMLDIAEVARVDQFDVDLKGTNSYADIAGSDVVIVTAGLPRKPGMSRDDLLGVNAKIMKQVAEGIKEYAPESFVIIISNPLDAMVTLCQKVTGFPPERVMGQAGVLDSNRFCSFIAWELGVSVRDVNAMVLGGHGDTMVPIVRYANVNGVPVMEQLIRKYGNEAKAQEVMTAMVERTKAAGGEVVKLLGNGSAFYSPASSAIAMAEAILRDQKRVLPTCALLKGEFGVDNYYVGVPCIMGAGGIEGIMEFELDAEEQALFDNSVAAVKGLIDELPTILPDMADILNS, encoded by the coding sequence ATGGCACGAGCTAAGATTTCATTGATCGGTGGTGGTCAAATTGGTGGCGTTCTGGCACAGCTGTGCGCACTGCGTGAGCTGGGTGACGTTGTACTGTTTGACATCGTCGAAAACATGCCTCAAGGCAAAATGCTCGACATCGCTGAGGTTGCCCGCGTTGATCAATTTGACGTTGATCTGAAGGGTACCAACAGCTACGCTGACATCGCTGGTTCCGATGTCGTTATCGTTACCGCAGGCCTGCCCCGCAAACCGGGCATGAGCCGTGATGACCTGCTCGGCGTTAATGCCAAAATCATGAAGCAGGTTGCTGAAGGCATCAAAGAGTACGCTCCTGAATCTTTCGTCATCATCATCTCTAACCCTCTGGACGCCATGGTTACCCTGTGCCAGAAGGTTACCGGTTTCCCGCCTGAGCGCGTTATGGGTCAGGCTGGCGTTCTCGACTCCAACCGTTTCTGCTCCTTCATCGCTTGGGAACTGGGCGTTTCCGTACGTGACGTCAATGCTATGGTTCTCGGCGGCCACGGCGACACCATGGTTCCCATCGTACGTTATGCCAACGTCAATGGTGTTCCCGTTATGGAACAGCTGATCCGCAAGTACGGTAACGAAGCCAAGGCACAAGAAGTGATGACTGCCATGGTAGAGCGCACCAAAGCTGCCGGCGGCGAAGTTGTTAAACTGCTCGGCAACGGTTCCGCATTCTACAGCCCGGCATCTTCCGCCATCGCCATGGCAGAAGCGATCCTGCGTGACCAGAAGCGCGTTCTGCCTACCTGCGCTCTGCTCAAAGGCGAGTTCGGTGTTGACAACTACTATGTTGGCGTACCTTGCATTATGGGTGCCGGCGGCATCGAAGGCATCATGGAATTCGAACTGGACGCTGAAGAGCAAGCCCTGTTCGACAACTCTGTTGCCGCCGTTAAAGGCTTGATTGATGAGCTGCCGACCATCCTGCCCGACATGGCAGATATCCTGAACAGCTAA
- a CDS encoding 2-oxoacid:acceptor oxidoreductase subunit alpha: MAENAKLTSAEQIVVKFTGDSGDGMQLIGNQLTALAALDGNDVNSLPDYPSEIRAPTGTIAGVSGFQMCLGDHKIYTAGDAPDVLVAFNPAAVKHSAKFVKPGGMIITNSDSFTEKALTKVGYESNPLEDKSLDGYDVKAIPMFTLVREALADMDMPNAAKDRCKNFFTMGVLCWLFNKTPQLVLDFIQEKFGPNAKKPKLQIAEANTKAFKAGLNYGETTIMFQERYDLGAAQIEKGLYRNITGNDAAALAIAAAGAKSGLQSFIGSYPITPATDLLHYASEFKDLDLVTMQMEDEIAGICCAIGAAYAGNLAFTTTSGPGLALKTEAAGLALILELPLVIVNVQRGGPCTGLPTKTEQSDLLQAMFGRNGDSYMPIIAANSPADCFDATFQGAKIALKYRTPVIVLTDGYIGQGSCPWKVPTLDELEDLRPYVNLWKPEDHPGETYMSYKRDPETLARDWAIPGTKGCQHRIGSLEKNESGAVSHDPMNHQKMTEIRKAKVDNLAAVLPEAEINGADSGKVLVISWGGTYGAVKGAVDRLIADGKSVSGVNLRWVWPFPPNLGDIISRFDKVLAPELNMGQLSLLLRAKFLVDVQSLSKVQGDPFREYEVIDKVNEMLGE, from the coding sequence ATGGCAGAGAACGCAAAACTCACGAGTGCTGAGCAAATTGTCGTGAAATTCACCGGTGACTCCGGTGACGGCATGCAGCTCATCGGTAATCAGCTTACCGCCCTGGCAGCATTGGACGGTAATGATGTTAACTCCCTTCCCGACTATCCTTCAGAAATCCGTGCCCCGACCGGTACTATCGCGGGTGTTTCTGGTTTCCAAATGTGCTTGGGCGATCACAAAATCTACACGGCTGGTGACGCTCCTGACGTTCTGGTCGCGTTTAACCCTGCTGCGGTTAAACACAGTGCCAAATTCGTCAAACCCGGCGGGATGATCATCACCAACTCCGACTCTTTCACTGAGAAAGCGTTGACTAAAGTTGGCTATGAAAGCAACCCCCTCGAAGACAAATCTCTCGATGGTTACGACGTTAAGGCCATTCCGATGTTCACTCTGGTGCGTGAAGCACTGGCGGACATGGATATGCCTAACGCGGCTAAGGACCGTTGTAAAAACTTCTTCACCATGGGTGTTCTGTGCTGGCTGTTCAACAAGACTCCTCAGCTGGTTCTTGACTTCATTCAGGAAAAATTTGGCCCTAACGCCAAGAAGCCTAAGCTGCAAATTGCTGAAGCCAACACCAAGGCGTTCAAAGCTGGCCTGAACTATGGTGAAACCACCATCATGTTCCAAGAGCGCTATGACCTTGGTGCCGCTCAGATTGAAAAAGGTCTCTACCGTAACATCACCGGTAATGACGCCGCCGCTTTGGCGATTGCCGCTGCTGGTGCTAAATCGGGTCTGCAATCCTTCATCGGTTCTTACCCCATCACCCCGGCAACCGACCTGCTGCACTACGCTTCTGAATTCAAAGACCTCGACCTCGTTACCATGCAGATGGAAGACGAAATCGCGGGTATCTGCTGTGCCATCGGCGCTGCTTACGCTGGCAACCTGGCTTTCACCACGACTTCCGGTCCTGGTCTGGCGCTGAAAACTGAAGCTGCAGGTCTGGCTCTGATCCTGGAACTGCCTTTGGTTATCGTTAACGTTCAGCGTGGCGGCCCCTGTACTGGTCTGCCGACCAAAACCGAGCAATCTGACCTGCTGCAAGCCATGTTCGGCCGCAACGGCGACAGCTATATGCCGATCATCGCGGCCAACAGCCCGGCAGACTGCTTTGACGCAACCTTCCAAGGCGCTAAAATTGCTTTGAAATACCGTACTCCGGTTATCGTCCTGACTGACGGCTACATCGGTCAGGGTAGCTGTCCTTGGAAAGTTCCTACCCTGGATGAGCTGGAGGACCTGCGTCCTTACGTCAACCTGTGGAAGCCGGAAGATCATCCTGGTGAGACCTACATGTCTTACAAGCGTGATCCCGAGACTCTGGCACGTGACTGGGCTATCCCCGGGACCAAAGGGTGCCAGCACCGTATCGGTTCTTTGGAGAAAAACGAGTCCGGCGCTGTTAGCCATGACCCGATGAACCACCAGAAAATGACTGAAATCCGTAAAGCCAAAGTTGACAACCTGGCCGCTGTACTGCCTGAGGCAGAGATCAACGGTGCTGATTCAGGTAAAGTTCTGGTTATCAGCTGGGGTGGTACTTATGGCGCGGTTAAAGGCGCGGTTGACCGTCTCATCGCTGACGGCAAATCGGTTTCCGGTGTTAACCTGCGTTGGGTATGGCCGTTCCCGCCGAATCTGGGCGACATCATCAGCCGTTTCGACAAGGTCCTGGCTCCTGAGCTCAACATGGGCCAACTGAGCCTGCTGCTGCGCGCCAAGTTCCTGGTTGACGTACAATCTCTCTCCAAGGTTCAGGGCGACCCGTTCCGCGAGTACGAGGTTATCGACAAAGTCAACGAAATGTTAGGAGAATAA